Proteins encoded within one genomic window of Amycolatopsis nigrescens CSC17Ta-90:
- the accD gene encoding acetyl-CoA carboxylase, carboxyltransferase subunit beta, with translation MTEMVNRPRAAQQSEQTDWLVCRRCQGLLYRKRFDRFAGVCPECGWHSPMTAAERLAKLLDDGSAKPVEPRPAVHDPLTFTDLVPYATRLAKARSATGLDDAVQVAHGAVHGHSVVVVAMDFRFLGGSLGSAAGEAIATAAEAAIAHDSPLLLVTASGGARMQEGVLSLMQMAKTSNAMAELDEAGLLTITLVTDPTFGGVAASYATLSDIIVAEPGARMGFAGRRVIEQTIGQRLPEGFQTAEFLLSHGHVDDVRPRPELPRMLANLLSMTRPAGTGWGHSVTDPVLRDPGLLPEKPVDEVLRTARELARPTTLDHIDNWADGFVELHGDRRGSDCPAIVGGLGSLDGLPVMFIGHQKGHSTAELVKRQFGMPSPSGYRKAERLMRLAAKLRVPVVALVDTPGAHPGLEAEEQGQAAAIAECLRTMGGLPVPVVSVITGEGGSGGALALAVADRVLVSENGIYSVISPEGCAAILWRDPGAATRAAGALRVDAGSLLRLGIVDGVVPEPDGGAHRNPDAASDLVRRSVVAALRELRARPGNELVAARRARFRAFGLAGA, from the coding sequence ATGACCGAGATGGTGAACCGCCCGCGCGCGGCCCAGCAGAGCGAGCAGACCGATTGGCTGGTCTGCAGGCGATGCCAGGGGTTGTTGTACCGCAAGAGATTCGACCGCTTCGCCGGAGTCTGCCCGGAATGCGGCTGGCACAGTCCGATGACGGCGGCGGAGCGGCTGGCCAAGCTGCTCGACGACGGTTCGGCGAAGCCCGTCGAACCGCGCCCCGCGGTGCACGATCCGCTCACTTTCACCGACCTGGTGCCGTATGCGACCAGGCTGGCCAAGGCGAGGAGCGCCACCGGTCTCGACGACGCGGTACAGGTGGCGCACGGCGCCGTGCACGGGCACTCGGTGGTGGTGGTCGCGATGGACTTCCGGTTCCTCGGCGGCAGCCTCGGCAGCGCGGCGGGGGAGGCGATCGCGACCGCCGCCGAGGCCGCCATCGCGCACGACTCGCCGCTGTTGCTGGTCACCGCTTCCGGTGGCGCCCGGATGCAGGAGGGCGTGCTCTCCCTGATGCAGATGGCCAAGACCAGCAACGCCATGGCCGAGCTCGACGAGGCGGGCCTGCTGACCATCACGCTGGTCACCGATCCGACCTTCGGCGGGGTGGCCGCGTCCTACGCGACGCTGTCGGACATCATCGTCGCCGAGCCAGGCGCACGGATGGGTTTCGCCGGCAGGCGGGTGATCGAGCAGACCATCGGGCAGCGGCTGCCCGAAGGCTTCCAGACCGCGGAGTTCCTGCTGTCGCACGGGCACGTCGACGACGTCCGGCCGCGGCCGGAGCTGCCGCGGATGCTGGCGAACCTGCTGTCGATGACCCGCCCCGCCGGCACCGGCTGGGGGCACTCGGTGACCGACCCGGTGCTGCGGGATCCAGGGCTGCTGCCGGAGAAACCGGTGGACGAGGTGCTGCGTACCGCGCGCGAGCTGGCCCGTCCGACCACTTTGGACCACATCGACAACTGGGCGGACGGGTTCGTCGAACTGCACGGCGACCGGCGCGGCTCGGACTGCCCGGCGATCGTCGGCGGCCTCGGCTCCCTGGACGGGCTGCCGGTGATGTTCATCGGCCACCAGAAGGGGCACAGCACCGCGGAGCTGGTGAAGCGGCAGTTCGGCATGCCGTCGCCTTCGGGGTACCGGAAGGCCGAACGGCTGATGCGGCTGGCGGCGAAACTCCGGGTACCGGTGGTGGCGCTGGTGGACACGCCAGGCGCGCATCCCGGGCTGGAGGCGGAGGAGCAGGGCCAGGCCGCGGCGATCGCGGAGTGCCTGCGCACGATGGGCGGGCTGCCGGTGCCGGTGGTCAGCGTGATCACCGGTGAAGGCGGCAGCGGTGGCGCGCTCGCGCTCGCCGTCGCGGACCGGGTGCTGGTCAGCGAGAACGGGATCTACTCGGTGATCAGCCCGGAAGGATGCGCGGCGATCCTGTGGCGTGACCCGGGGGCGGCAACCCGTGCCGCGGGGGCGCTGCGGGTGGACGCCGGCTCGCTGTTGCGGCTCGGCATCGTGGACGGGGTGGTGCCCGAGCCCGACGGTGGCGCGCACCGGAACCCGGACGCGGCCAGCGACCTGGTCCGCCGGTCGGTGGTCGCCGCGTTGCGCGAGCTGCGTGCCCGTCCGGGGAACGAGCTGGTCGCCGCCAGGCGGGCCCGGTTCCGCGCTTTCGGCCTGGCCGGGGCGTAA
- a CDS encoding antibiotic biosynthesis monooxygenase family protein: MGGTTGGVRVLIFNATEDVAGIEAAYHEVSKELAGVPGLLGNELLRSVQDPNGFVVLSSWESMAAFQEWEQGADHRRTTTPLRPFRDTSSGRPFGVYQVTAAYE; the protein is encoded by the coding sequence ATGGGCGGTACCACCGGCGGGGTGCGGGTGCTGATCTTCAACGCGACCGAGGACGTCGCCGGGATCGAGGCCGCCTACCACGAGGTGAGCAAGGAGCTGGCCGGTGTACCCGGACTGCTGGGCAACGAGCTGCTGCGGTCGGTCCAGGACCCGAACGGGTTCGTGGTGCTGAGCTCGTGGGAGAGCATGGCGGCCTTCCAGGAATGGGAACAGGGCGCCGACCACCGCAGGACGACGACACCGCTGCGGCCGTTCCGGGACACCAGTTCCGGCCGGCCGTTCGGGGTGTACCAGGTGACGGCGGCATACGAGTGA
- a CDS encoding SDR family NAD(P)-dependent oxidoreductase: protein MELSLKGKKALVTGGVRGVGRGLVLGLARAGVDVVTCYRRESEHVASLERELKEIGGEHSIIRADVSDPDQVTELIGECERLHGKLDVLVNNAGTISHIPYAELPFEEWNRMVATNLTSVHMVIQKSLPLLGEGSSVISIGSRSVEAGVKLRAHYTATKAALIGLNRSLAREFGERGIRFNILRLGVIETETLRDLPDDQRQAMISLYSKKSAFGRIGKATEAAGAVLWLASDLSSFVTGAVIPVDGGMS, encoded by the coding sequence GTCACCGGTGGTGTCCGCGGCGTCGGCCGCGGCCTGGTGCTGGGCCTGGCCCGCGCCGGGGTGGACGTGGTGACCTGCTATCGGCGGGAGAGCGAGCACGTCGCGTCGCTGGAGCGCGAGCTCAAGGAGATCGGCGGCGAACACAGCATCATCCGCGCCGACGTGTCCGACCCGGACCAGGTGACCGAGCTGATCGGTGAGTGCGAACGGCTGCACGGCAAGCTCGACGTGCTGGTCAACAACGCCGGCACGATCAGCCACATCCCGTATGCGGAGCTGCCGTTCGAGGAGTGGAACCGGATGGTCGCCACCAACCTCACCTCGGTGCACATGGTGATCCAGAAGTCGCTGCCGCTGCTCGGCGAGGGCAGCTCGGTGATCAGCATCGGGTCGCGGTCGGTGGAGGCCGGGGTGAAGCTGCGGGCGCACTACACCGCAACCAAGGCCGCCCTGATCGGCCTGAACCGTTCGCTGGCAAGGGAGTTCGGCGAGCGCGGTATCCGGTTCAACATCCTGCGCCTCGGCGTGATCGAGACCGAGACCCTGCGCGACCTGCCCGACGACCAGCGTCAGGCGATGATCTCCTTGTACAGCAAGAAGAGCGCCTTCGGCCGGATCGGCAAGGCGACCGAGGCCGCCGGTGCGGTGCTGTGGCTGGCCAGCGACCTGTCCTCGTTCGTCACCGGCGCGGTGATCCCGGTCGACGGCGGGATGAGCTGA